In the genome of Falco naumanni isolate bFalNau1 chromosome 5, bFalNau1.pat, whole genome shotgun sequence, the window AAATTGGAAGGAAAAACTGCTAGTCGACTCAGatttttgaattaatttcaaGCTATGATTCTTCAAGACCTGTCAGACATTGCAAGTTCACAGAAAAGGTGCAATAAGATGTTTTTCGTGCAGCAGATTAATGTACATGCAAGAGTTGTCAGAATGCTGGAATGGATGTCAGAACGAAGTACGTGTCTCAGAGAAATGGGTGTGAACGCTCACTGAACGACCTTTCCTGTCATACTGGAACAGGACAAGGAATCACTAAATTTCACCTTAGATTTGCTGTTAGTCTTGGGGAAGATACTATATAATCAGGCAATTATAGTCTGTGTCATAATGTGCATTGGGACTTAACTAAGAGTTGAATCGCAGGCATCATTCTGGCATTCCCTAACTTTtgagcttctttttttttaatgttttcaccCCTTAGTCTTGGTACATTGCTAAAGTATGGCAGTGTGTTATCTCTTCGCATTTTTAGGGGACAGAAGCCAAGGCAGTATCTATGCCAGAGAAATGGAGAGGAAACGGTGTTTATAAGCTACAGTATACACATCCCCTTTGTGAAGAAGGTTCTGCTGGTTTGACTTGTGTGCCTTTGGGAGATCTTGTTGTTATTAATGGTAAGTTATACAGTTTCTATCCTGGATGCACATTGGTAAATATCACCGTTGTTTAGCAAGAGAAAACTTAAATGTGCTTTTGTGCACTTGGTTTAGAACTGCACCCTGATTATCCGGGTTGTTGAGGTGCAAGAGATCCCACTTCCTGATGCTGAATATTCTTGGCATTCCCTGTCTCTGTGTTAActgtttctctccctttaaTCATAACAGATGAATCCTTAGGGGGTTCAGCTGGCCTTTTCATTGCAATGTTGTAGAAATCTGTTTCTTATCTCATTTCATAGGAACTTTGGTATACATTGTCAAACATTAGAAGTAGATTTGCTCCAGCTACAATATTTTGTCCTGTCTCATGTTCTTTGCAAGACTTATAAACAACATCCAGACTATGTATTCTTTAGCTTTAATGTATAATCTTTCCTAAGattataaattataatttatatatattatatagctttataatattatatatatatcagtTTAACCATGGTCTCAAAAATTGTATTTAGTTTAAGCTATTCGGTCCAGAAAATTTAGGgaagtcttaatttttttttgaagcaaCTTCCAaatcacttgattttttttttttttttagtttcttttgcttgtgttttttttctctttgtttttcatatgtTCTTCAGCACTTGAGCAGTTTCACATTTTTGCAGAACCAATAGTAAATTAGGATTTGATTCTAATTTCAAGATgtctttgattaaaaaaattatatttatttgtaaaacttGTTACTGATTATGCCAATTTGTATAAGCACATATGTTTTCTCAGAACATATACACATTCTGATCAAATGTTTTAATCGAGTCATGTTATGGTTAGATTTAGGCCAGTGTTACAACTGGCATGCATATTGTGTTCATATAGTAAGCTTATTGAATCTTTCTCTAGTTAATATTCCTTTAATGACTGTGTTGTAGTAGTGGCTCTCTGTATACCTTTCTTAGCTGTGTTACATCTCTTTCCATGTGACAGAATTGCTGAAGGCAATGCTTGGTTTCTATCACCAAGGTCTTTGTTCATTCCTTGCTATTTTAagttccattttatttttctgaaatttttatttgtctAGCTGCTTGCTATAGTTGAGTCTTTTCCTTGAGGGGATCTGGTAAGGGAGGAAAGTGAAAACACCTCTGAAGGGTAAGGCAGTAATGAAGTGGTCTTTGTTATCTCTCAATGTGTTctaaattttgaaatgtctttttttgttttatttgcagcaACATTAAAAATCAACAAAGAGATTAAAGGTGTTAAGAGAATACAACTATTGCCAGCATcgtttgtttgctttcaggaGCCAGGTATGATTGAGCTATGATACTTCATAGcagtaaactgaaaaagaagtgACACAGTGGGTAAGGATACACTTCAGCAGAATGTTTAATAGGTACAGAAtagcagaaagaataaaaatgtggtTACCATTTTGGTTAGTCATAGCTTTGAGGTGAAAGGCATTTGGAGTGTAGCCATTTACTCACATTTGTTGTTAAAACAATTTGAGTTTCTTGGATTGACAGCTGAAGGGAAGAACCTTGCAAAGCCCGAGTCATCCTTTCACCCATATGCTTGTTATTTATGAGGTCCTGAGCGTGTGTGTGAATCTCTGGGGCAGCAATGCTGCGTTATAGCCCCTTTCTGTCTGGCAGTTCAGGACTTCGGAAGCTGATGGTACCTACACTGTTGTTGTGGCACTGTAACTGTTACATTCTTTTTGTCAGAAAACGTGTGCTGACCACATAGCTCTCTCCAGAATGCCaaaattagaaggaaaactAAGGTGGGGGAGAAGACAAGGGCAGATAGATGTGGATCCTTGTGAGCACAGACCTGACTAGCCTTTTGTTCTGTGAAGTAAATGGACTATTTTGTCAGCAGTTCAGGCTGACTCAGTGTCTGGGTAGCCCCAGTCACTGATGTACAAGTCTAGTTGAAAGGCTTTAGAATTAAATGAGCACTGAAATGTGTCCAATACAATGTCAAGAGCCTTCTGGCTCCCCTTTCTGCAGAGAACAgaatggaaaaacatttctgtcagAAAATTGAATATTGCAGGCGTTTACAACATAGGTGCATGCTACACATTAGCTTTGAAATCTGGCAAAGGAAGCTCTGACAGCTTGAGAGTCAGTTTGTGAAGAATTCAAGTGTTTCTCTTAATGGTGCTTTTTAAGGCCAGAGGAAAGCCTAGGCTGACCACAGAACTGCTCTGTAGTTGTTGATCAATTACTTACTGCATGATCGTTACACTCTGAACAGCTGAAATGGCTGAAAAGCTGCTCCCATCAAGATTACAAGCAGATTTAAATTCCGTGTTTAAGAAAATCGTAATTCTTCTGCTCTGAcataatttttgcatttatgaaTTTAAGCTTTTTACCTCTCTTCTTTGATAGAAAAAGTTGCAGGTGTTTACAGAGACTTGCAGAAATTATCCCGTCTCTTTAAAGACCAGCTGGTTTACTCTCTTCTGGCTGCTGCCCGACAAGGtgagagaaaatatttacaattaagTGATGGTACTTCATTTTTGAGGATGGAAGGAAGCGGGGTTCTGTCTGAAGCCTTGAAGGGAAAGTGTAAGAAACAGCTGTTCAGTGATGGATATATAAAGAATAAGCATAAAGTAATTTATACATTCTAAAGGAATGATATTAATCTTTGTAGCTTAGAAAATGTTAATATAATGATAATTTCCTGGTTTAAATTTTTGATTGCTGTAGTGTCACAGAAGAGACCGGAGTAGCTGTTTTCCACATTTAGTGATGAGAAGATCATACCGCAGTAATTTTGTGGCAGTAATTTTGTAGTTTTGATCCATTTCTttgtcaaagcagaaaaatttatAGAGCATCATATTTGGAAGTCTAACCCCAAGAATGATCTTCTCAGTAACTGGTCATTGAGGGCTTGGAAAGGATGGCAGGAAGTAACCCAAGCTGGCGTTTGTGAGGCAGTAGGAAGCCAGGCTTTCTCTGCATAGATATTGCCATAAAAGGtctcagctttattttctgaagactgtTCAGTAGAATTCCCTCTAGATTTCAGTGCAGGAAGGTTTTATATGAAGCATGTGCTCTGTATTTAATGTGGTTTTTGTGGGCTTGTGAAATTTGGCACGTGGTGctgtgtttggtggttttttttttttttttacctattcTTTTGTTCTGTAGCCTATAAACATAGTTAGGTGCGTGGAATGTTTCTTGGGCTTAGTGGCCAATATCGGTCAGTATAAAGTGTCGTTTGCCCTGTTTTGTGCACTCTAAATATACTTAAGAGTTgcaagaaatgtgttttataagAAGTCACGTCACTACTTTCTGAGAGAAGTGGTGTAACTCAGACATCAAAGGGAAATGATTTAAGGGAAAGGTTATAATGTCCGTCCTTTCTTTTAGGATTTCTAGAGAGAGAGTAAACTGTACCACTTAAGTAATGCTGTAATGCTTCTATCTTCTCCACTTTGTAGCTCTGAACTTGCCAGATGTGTTTGGGTTAGTGGTCCTTCCTCTGGAGCTCAAGCTTCGGATTTTCAGACTTCTGGATGTCCGTTCACTCAtctctctttctgctgtttgccaTGATCTTTACACAGCTTCAAATGACCAGCTTCTGTGGAGGTTTATCTATCTGCGAGATTTCCGAGGTAGTGTTGAGACACATGTTTTTctacttctgatttttttaaaacactttcatttGTGATGTTAGCCAGTACAGTTGGGTCAGGTATAATTCTGGTGGATGCAGTTTTCTGCCAGGAAAATGGTTGACAAGTCTGCTGTGCCATTACTGATGGACCACATAGTTCTTCCCATTGTGCGGGGCAGACTTCCCTTGTTTTCATGTTTCCCTGGCTACCTCGGTGTGCCAGCCATTACAGATATTAGGAATCAGAGGAGAGATACTCCTGCTGTAATTTCTCACAAGAGATTGAAGAAATAAGGTGATCAAGGGAAGTGCAGTGAGAAGTCGGAGATAGGGACAGTGTTTCAGGGATTTCTCTACTAGAGTTTTGGAGATGATGCTTTACATAGAATGGGTGTGCAAGTAGATTACCTGTTGGATGGTCCTGGAGATTTAAGTTGTTTAGCATGCATTAtctttatgaaaaatgtattgaCCAAAAGTGTTTTCtcatctcttgctttttctgcaagttttgaCTAAACTGTGGGCATTTGTGGCATGAATGccatttaataataaaatagattgctcctcttaattttttgtttctctttgtagATCCTATTGCAAGGCCCCGTGACACAGACTGGAAAGAAGTAGGTGGCGCTTTTATTTTAGTCTCCTCAGGCTAAGTTGAAAATAAAGCATAGACTTTGGGAGGcagtaaattttaattaatttttagtcTTAAAAGTGTGGTGTTCTATGTACACATGTAGAGTTTGGTCAGAGTAGGAGAAAACAGCATCAAGAAGTTAAATGTGCATACCCAGATCATGGGTCAGAGGTCTTCCAGAGACACTGTTTGCTCTTTGGCAGACAGGGGAGCTGCTGTTGGGGGTTTTCAGGCTGGTGAGGAGTGGTTTTGTGAGAAGTGCTGCAGAACTGAATGCAACTGCTGAATCTGGAGCACAGAGCACTTAGAgagctttaaaatgctttgtttctgtctgcagcTATACAAGAAGAAGttgaaacagaagaaggaagccCTGAGATGGAGGCACATGATGTTTTTGCCCCCTACACCTCATCCAATCCCCTTTCATCCCAACCCGTTCTATCCTAATCCCTTTCCTCCCAACCCATTCCCATCAAACCCAATCTATCCCCCAGTGATCATTGGTGGAGAGTATGATGAGAGACCAACACTTCCATATGTTGGAGACCCAATTAACTCACTCATTCCTGGCCCAGGAGAAGCACCAGGGCAGTTTCCTCCATTCAGACCACATTTTGACCCAATTGGTTCCTTGCCAGGAGCAAACCCTACACTTCCAGGACGAGCTGGTCCCAATGACAGGTTTCCACCTAGACCCAGCCGGGGCCGCCCCACGGACATTCGCCGTGCGTTCATTTGATTGCTGCGTTTTCCTTCAGTGAGTTTTCTAGTCCCTGAGCTTGCTTTCTAACTGCAGGAGGTTGCAAATCCTAGGCACTAACGTCTGCCTTCTCTTCTGATTGTGGCAAGAACATGTGTGCATGGTAATGTTTCAGCCACAAAGGCTGGGTTTGTTTTATGCTCTGGTAGTAACTGTACTGGCTGGCACTAAGGTCGATTTTGCAAAAAGGAGCTACAATTTAGAACAGTTTGTTCTGCTACCTGTCCCGTCCCGTgtccccccgccctgcccccaACCCCCCTTGCCCTTACTCACCTGTGAAGTGCTAGTTGGAGACCGGAAGGACACTGGCCAAATATTTGCTGCATCTGATAAAGAGCactttaaatacaaatatactTGTCTGTCTTATTTGAAGAGTTTTATTAAGTTGTCAGGAAAAATGATGTTTAAAATCTACCTGGCTAATAATCTTTATTAACAAAAATGTCTACTGTGTTCCATGTATAACAGATACTACCACTGTTACAGTAGATAGGCGTTCATGGAAATTTTCAAAGatgacatttcctttttccttctatattttattaggtaaaaagcttttttgtatttaattgttACTTAATACACAAAGAATACAGGGAAGGGATTTTCTTTACAGTGGAAATATTAGAACACAAATCAATTAGTTTTACAAACAACTGAGTAGAGTCATGCTACAGTGCAACTTGGAAGTCTGAACAGAAGCAGAGCAATTTCACAGAGAACCAGCAGCAAAACTTTTGTCTTTCTCCTTGACTTTACAAATAAGGAGCTGTAGTACATGGCTGCATTTACTGTGTGTGAACTAAAACTGGTGCAAATGTCTTTCCTCCTGCCTAAAGTAAGGAATTAAATAGGTTAACCTGTTTGCAGTGGAAATCGGACTGCAGCAGGATAAGCAGAAAGAAGTCATTTCACTGCAGTAAATTCTATTTAATTCTGTTACTTAAGTATCAAAATATATCTTGCCAAGAGGAAGTGTGTCGTAGCATGTTATGAGCACCTTTCAAGCGTTGTCTTATTAACTAATCAGCAATTAACAAGACCACTGTTAAAGTCTCCTGGTGAGATCTGCAGACTGATGCTGGAACTCAATTAAAGGAAGACTGGAATGACTAAACTTTGCTAGAACTATTAAgttattacatattttttaaagatgtattGATCTCAGTGTTTATAGATATAAATAGTACTGATGACTTGTCACAACTGAtactatttctaaaatatttttgaaattcaAACAGTGGAAATGGAATGAGATTTCCTGTTAAATACAAAGTATTTAATCAGTAATACTTATGTGCTTTTTCAGGTGATATTTCAGTGATTCATCTTGTTTTGTATAAAATCAGCTGACTTCAGTAGGGACAGGAAGTTTTGCCATTAACACTGGTGGAAGTAAAATataatgctttattttgctgtaaaaagttgtattgcttctttctttcctttcctactTTACAGCAGTGGCATACCAGTGCAAATCCTGCCATAATTAAACACCTAAAAGTATGTATTTACAGAGTCTGGGGACAGTGGTTTCCTGTTAATACCAAGAATAGccttaatttttaacatttgcaTGCAGTGGTTAAATTGCTTTGTTCCAACAGAATTTTCACTTAAGTGTGTAGTCAGGCCTCTTTAAAACTTACAGTGATTCTTTATGTTCCACTGACtaaaatggaaaagggaaatCTACAGTGGGTTGGCCTTTTTTGTCGTTGCAATgagtttttcagaaatgcataCATAATATTCAGATAAGCTTATACAACTTCAATGGATAAAATGATTTGTAGTTTACTCTCTTCActtttttcaagctgtttctGGGAACAATGATTTCTGTGTGCCTAAGTTAAGTTTGTGGTGCCAGTAGTAGTGGCGTTACCAGTGCCTTGGTGACAAGCACGTTGCTTGCTCTGCTGGTACGCCCCATGCTGCTGGAGTGGGttcctttctgctgtgaagACAACCTTGTCACACACAGCCAGGCTGATGTCACAGGTTCTGTTCATCCTGCATTTTGTCATTGGAATGTTCGTTTTGAAGAAACTCACTCAGCCTTTTTACAGATGCACCACTAAGTGATCTGAAGATactcctcctctctctttgtTGTTCCTTCATATTTGTAGTAAAGGTATTGTAAGCCAAAGATAAAGGAACTTGACTTACCCTGAACTGTCGCGTTCCCTAAAGAGGAGTTCCATTTATTCATAAAACAGGATATGAAATAAGAGTATCTTGGGACCAACAGTATAAAATGAGAAGACAAACCCAGGGGAAATACTTGAAAACTAGCTGCTTATTTTATTTGCCAGCTTGTAAGTCAGGTATGTGTGTCAGTGCTATTTGTGAACtcttacagaagagaaatcACAAATGATGAAATGCCTGAAGATGGGCATTTTTTACCTGTTCTGTTCATCTGTGTCCAGCACTGTTAGGCTTGTACTAACAATCAGTTGGAAATAAGGAATTATTGTCTTTggctcttttatttatttttatcttactCATGAATCTTAAGCCAACAAGATGAAGTAGCTGGGTCATATGCAGGGTGTAAGGTCTTATGTACCTGCCTGTGACtggtgaaagaagaaaataactgctGTAGTTATGAGGACTGCCGTTCTTCTGAACCTTAGCTTTTTAGAAGACTTCTGGTTGCATGGGAACATCAGTGACATCCCTCTTCAAATACCACACCTAGATACTACAAGAAAGCCAAGGTGTTTCCCAGTTTGTAtctaagcagaaaaatgtaaactAATTTTTCAAGTGGTGGATGTGAGTGAGTGTCATAGCTGTGTCCCCGCTCCTTGGACTTGGATCCAAACACACAAATCTGTTCACATTTCCTGGCttccctgtggaaaaaaatcgAAGCATGCAGGACTAAAGGGAAGCTCTGACCAGGTGCTTGATTTTCACAGCTGTGTGAGAAAGATCCTAAGGCATGCTGTGGGGCACGTCTGCCCTGTGGTTTAAATGTAACTGCTATTCACCAGCTTTCCTGTTGCTGTCTCACTTGCCTGAActccagctgttttctttgggTACCTAAATACCTCTTGGGTATACCTTAGTTTCCCATCCATATAAATGGAGACTATACCCCGTGCATTCCCTCTTGTGCTTTGTTAGATTGTAGGGATTTCAGAGTAGAAACCCTGCATCGAAGGTGACAGCCTAAATACATAATGATGTATTTTTGAATCTGCTAGCCACAGCATCTAGTATGTGAGCATCATAATTGTAAATTGAAGCATACTGTTGGAACACTTACAGTACACAGTATAGAGTTCCATCATTTTAACTTAGGAAATGGAGCTGgtgtttttattaaagcacTTCTGCGGATAGAATTGAAGATGATTTTCAGGAGCTACAGGAGTAACCTAGTTAAGCAACAGGCACTCTCAGCTTGTACTTGTTTTTGCAGGTTGGAGCTAGGAGATGCCATTCTGTTTGTTTCTCCCTTGGAAGGTGACATGTGGGAGTGCAGGCAAGTGAAGATTTCAGTCACTGCTGGGTATCAAGCCAGCAGTGCTATCCCGTTCCTGTGGTCACCGGAGGACAGCCCTGCTGTGTTCAAATGCAGCATCAGCAAATGATCTGACCGTTGTGGTTTCAGTGATGAACTGGGGTTAATTTATGGGGCCATGCTGTACTAGTCACTAGTTACTTATTTTTGATATAGGTTGTGTTGGTAAGAGAGACATAAAGACATTTGGAGGATAGAGCAATTGAGGATTCTGGCAgtaaacttttatttctgtctttgcatCTCTGGTGACCATTTAGTAGGGAAAGGCTTAAACTGCTGAGGGAAGTGTTAGAGAAGGAAATCCTCTCCCACCAGCGTTGTATTACCTCTTCTCCATATAGTGGAGCCTATTAATCTGCTATTGTTCTTGACAGTGGGACAGCGCTTGCTCAAGGCCATTTGTCACTCTTTTATTGCTCCTGGAGACTGCAAAACAGGAggctctgttttttttttctcagaggaTGACATCTGATGATGATGCTACATTGTAAACAGCTTAGCAAACCTGGAAGCACAACACAGAACTGGGCGGGGGGAGGAGTGGGGTGGGAAGAAGATATAAATCATCAGGGAATAGGGTGATTCTACAATACTAGACTTAAGGTATAAATCATTGATCCAGATGAGCCTCTTGAGAGCTTCCCAACCTGGAAAAGCTGTGCTGTTACTCTCCTGGCAGTGCACAGGTCACAAAAGCCATTATGTGTGTAAAGGGCCTGCTCAGGGGTGGGCCATGCAAGGTCCAGATGACTGCATTGGATTTAGATGTTCATTACAGGTGCTATGCAGGAAGGAATTCCTTGTTTGGCTTTATTCCTACCAGTGAATCATAAGATCCAAGATGGCaaatgttgctgctgttttgctgctttggggATCTTCCCTGTTTAAGTTGCAGCAAAGATCCGTGCCGTCGGCTCAAATGTTTTTGTAACTTGCTGGCCTTCCTGCCTCCTGGACATTCCTAAGTGTTAT includes:
- the FBXO7 gene encoding F-box only protein 7 isoform X1, which codes for MKLRVRVQKRTAPLEVQGVEPTLGELRAQLRQALLPAWGYSSDTEFSITLNRRDPLTEDQKTLASYGIVPGDLICLLLQEADGQPQLPPPTAPPLQNGHEPSTLIPNETQANSPKEGQNEQSDNQEAQVEVQKSGERAGSSLEFPSELVPEDVDLEEGTGSYPSEPMLCSEAADGEIPHSLEMLYLSAECTSATDALIVLVHLLMMEAGYVPQGTEAKAVSMPEKWRGNGVYKLQYTHPLCEEGSAGLTCVPLGDLVVINATLKINKEIKGVKRIQLLPASFVCFQEPEKVAGVYRDLQKLSRLFKDQLVYSLLAAARQALNLPDVFGLVVLPLELKLRIFRLLDVRSLISLSAVCHDLYTASNDQLLWRFIYLRDFRDPIARPRDTDWKELYKKKLKQKKEALRWRHMMFLPPTPHPIPFHPNPFYPNPFPPNPFPSNPIYPPVIIGGEYDERPTLPYVGDPINSLIPGPGEAPGQFPPFRPHFDPIGSLPGANPTLPGRAGPNDRFPPRPSRGRPTDIRRAFI
- the FBXO7 gene encoding F-box only protein 7 isoform X2, which translates into the protein MLPSLISFYFFYSDTEFSITLNRRDPLTEDQKTLASYGIVPGDLICLLLQEADGQPQLPPPTAPPLQNGHEPSTLIPNETQANSPKEGQNEQSDNQEAQVEVQKSGERAGSSLEFPSELVPEDVDLEEGTGSYPSEPMLCSEAADGEIPHSLEMLYLSAECTSATDALIVLVHLLMMEAGYVPQGTEAKAVSMPEKWRGNGVYKLQYTHPLCEEGSAGLTCVPLGDLVVINATLKINKEIKGVKRIQLLPASFVCFQEPEKVAGVYRDLQKLSRLFKDQLVYSLLAAARQALNLPDVFGLVVLPLELKLRIFRLLDVRSLISLSAVCHDLYTASNDQLLWRFIYLRDFRDPIARPRDTDWKELYKKKLKQKKEALRWRHMMFLPPTPHPIPFHPNPFYPNPFPPNPFPSNPIYPPVIIGGEYDERPTLPYVGDPINSLIPGPGEAPGQFPPFRPHFDPIGSLPGANPTLPGRAGPNDRFPPRPSRGRPTDIRRAFI